One window of Marinomonas primoryensis genomic DNA carries:
- the hflD gene encoding high frequency lysogenization protein HflD, which produces MSSREKEQTIALSAVFQAAELVSILAKTGQVDNASLQPMLDSILMVNAASTEDVYGGQWDCQSNLALGRKISRQALGKERSSVNPDTLRYALSLIHLEHKLSKAPNMLPLIGQKIAQIEQKKAHYDSVLHENMLASISGMYQDTLSKLSFRIQVHGDSRFLQQPQVANQVRAILMSGIRAAMLWRQLGGKRWHLIFKRKALLNALESRN; this is translated from the coding sequence GTGAGTAGTAGAGAAAAAGAGCAAACCATCGCCCTATCCGCTGTTTTTCAAGCGGCAGAATTGGTGTCTATTTTGGCAAAAACAGGGCAAGTAGATAACGCCAGCCTACAGCCGATGTTAGACAGTATTTTAATGGTTAATGCCGCCTCTACCGAAGATGTTTATGGCGGCCAATGGGATTGTCAGAGTAATCTAGCCCTAGGAAGGAAAATCTCTCGACAAGCCCTAGGCAAAGAACGCAGCAGTGTTAACCCTGACACACTAAGATACGCCCTTAGTTTGATTCACCTTGAACATAAGCTGTCTAAAGCGCCCAACATGCTACCTCTTATTGGTCAAAAAATTGCTCAAATCGAGCAAAAGAAAGCACATTACGACAGCGTATTACATGAAAACATGCTCGCTTCAATTTCAGGTATGTACCAAGATACTTTGAGCAAATTGTCATTTCGTATTCAAGTACATGGCGACAGTCGGTTCTTACAGCAGCCACAGGTGGCCAACCAAGTTCGAGCCATCCTAATGTCTGGTATTCGAGCCGCGATGTTATGGCGACAACTTGGTGGTAAACGCTGGCATTTGATATTTAAAAGAAAAGCATTACTGAATGCGTTAGAGTCACGCAATTAG
- the mnmA gene encoding tRNA 2-thiouridine(34) synthase MnmA, translated as MKESLYLTDQPANHDKKVIVGMSGGVDSSVSALILIQQGYQVEGLFMKNWDEDDGTEYCTAIDDLADAQAVSDKLGIKLHTANFASEYWDNVFEHFLEEYKAGRTPNPDILCNKEIKFKAFLEYAVALNADYIATGHYVRRGEKDGEPLLLKGLDGNKDQSYFLYAVGKDEIAKTLFPVGELEKTEVRRLAEEFGLITHNKKDSTGICFIGERRFKDFLEQYLPAQPGNIETLEGDKIARHHGLMYHTIGQRQGLGIGGLAKYSDDPWYVVEKDLERNVLIVTQGGQHESLFKTHLIADNFDWVARKKPTLPLTCKAKCRYRQPDQDCTINELADGRVEVSFVEPQRAITPGQSVVFYLDDRCLGGGIINVAFNK; from the coding sequence ATGAAAGAAAGTCTATACCTAACAGATCAACCAGCCAATCACGATAAAAAAGTCATTGTGGGTATGTCTGGTGGCGTCGATTCCTCCGTATCAGCCCTTATACTGATACAACAGGGTTATCAGGTTGAAGGCCTATTCATGAAGAACTGGGACGAAGACGACGGCACAGAATATTGTACGGCAATAGATGACCTTGCCGACGCTCAAGCCGTGTCGGACAAATTGGGGATAAAACTTCATACCGCAAACTTTGCATCAGAATACTGGGACAATGTCTTCGAACATTTTTTAGAAGAATACAAAGCAGGCCGAACCCCTAATCCAGATATTCTGTGTAACAAAGAAATCAAATTTAAAGCTTTCCTAGAGTACGCTGTGGCACTGAACGCTGATTACATCGCAACGGGGCATTACGTTCGTCGTGGCGAAAAAGACGGCGAGCCGCTTCTTCTGAAAGGCTTAGATGGCAACAAAGATCAAAGTTATTTTTTATACGCTGTGGGTAAAGATGAAATAGCAAAAACACTCTTTCCGGTTGGAGAACTGGAAAAAACAGAAGTCCGCCGCTTAGCTGAAGAATTTGGCCTTATCACTCACAACAAAAAAGACAGTACCGGTATTTGTTTTATCGGTGAGCGTCGCTTCAAAGACTTCTTAGAACAATATCTACCAGCACAACCAGGTAACATTGAGACACTAGAAGGCGACAAAATCGCTCGCCACCATGGCTTGATGTATCACACAATTGGTCAACGCCAAGGTTTAGGCATTGGCGGTTTGGCTAAATACTCTGATGATCCTTGGTATGTGGTTGAAAAAGATTTAGAACGGAATGTTTTAATCGTTACCCAGGGTGGACAACATGAGTCGTTATTTAAGACGCATTTAATTGCCGATAATTTTGATTGGGTTGCCAGAAAAAAACCAACACTCCCACTAACATGTAAAGCAAAGTGTCGCTATCGTCAGCCAGATCAAGATTGTACGATTAATGAATTGGCCGATGGTCGGGTTGAAGTGTCTTTTGTTGAACCACAACGTGCCATCACACCGGGCCAATCCGTGGTTTTTTACCTAGACGACCGCTGCCTTGGCGGCGGTATCATCAACGTTGCTTTTAATAAATAA
- a CDS encoding NUDIX domain-containing protein, with the protein MIKEWQDGQLVLNQPAGHIENNESAIDAVIRETREESGWLVKPIGLLGMYAFTPFNGADTYHRLCFLCEPVNDTYEPLDDDIVSRHWLTYDEIMALPHRSPLIKTCIEDSLNNPIISLSFLSDQHLSPVPTLQK; encoded by the coding sequence ATGATAAAGGAATGGCAAGACGGCCAACTCGTCCTAAATCAACCAGCCGGACACATCGAAAATAACGAAAGCGCCATCGACGCCGTGATCAGAGAAACACGGGAAGAATCAGGCTGGCTTGTCAAACCCATTGGCTTACTAGGCATGTACGCTTTCACGCCTTTCAACGGTGCAGACACGTATCATCGCCTGTGTTTTTTATGTGAGCCGGTAAACGATACCTATGAACCACTTGACGACGATATTGTCTCTCGTCATTGGTTAACTTATGACGAAATCATGGCTTTACCGCATCGCAGCCCATTAATTAAAACGTGCATTGAAGATTCGTTAAACAACCCCATTATTTCCTTATCCTTCTTGTCAGATCAGCACTTGTCGCCTGTGCCGACCTTACAAAAATGA
- a CDS encoding pseudouridine synthase: protein MSSNLILFNKPFRVLSQFSAEGDKSTLAAYIEAPEFYPAGRLDFDSEGLLLLTDRGALQHVIASPDFKLPKTYWAQVEGEISDSALAQLRQGVELKDGLTKPAQAERMTAPDLWNRIPAVRHRENIPTSWVSLEIREGKNRQVRRMTAAVGFPTLRLIRYAIGPYTLDNTPVGQWNYIEPTETLLKEVIQFEEQRKRKTSSPNRRSVSEKRPTVPHDKGMARRPTRPKSTSRTHRK from the coding sequence ATGTCTTCTAACTTAATTCTATTTAACAAACCTTTTCGTGTACTAAGCCAGTTCTCTGCAGAAGGTGATAAATCTACGCTAGCAGCGTACATTGAAGCGCCAGAATTTTACCCTGCAGGCAGACTCGACTTTGATTCGGAAGGATTATTACTATTGACTGATCGAGGGGCTTTACAGCATGTTATTGCATCACCCGATTTCAAACTTCCTAAAACCTATTGGGCTCAAGTAGAAGGTGAAATATCAGATTCCGCATTGGCACAACTAAGGCAAGGCGTTGAATTAAAAGATGGACTCACCAAACCCGCCCAAGCAGAACGCATGACTGCACCAGATCTTTGGAACAGAATACCCGCTGTTCGGCACAGAGAAAACATCCCTACAAGTTGGGTATCCTTAGAAATTCGCGAAGGTAAAAACCGACAAGTACGCCGAATGACAGCGGCCGTTGGCTTTCCCACATTGAGGTTAATTCGCTACGCCATTGGTCCGTATACTCTTGATAATACGCCAGTTGGGCAGTGGAACTACATAGAGCCAACTGAAACCCTGTTAAAAGAGGTCATTCAATTTGAAGAACAAAGAAAGAGAAAAACTTCCTCACCTAACCGTCGCAGCGTTAGTGAAAAAAGGCCAACAGTTCCTCATGATAAAGGAATGGCAAGACGGCCAACTCGTCCTAAATCAACCAGCCGGACACATCGAAAATAA
- a CDS encoding cold shock domain-containing protein, with protein MHHGSVKWFNNAKGYGFIVSEDFNEDLFIHYSAINIEGYKTLKAGQPVTFDVEPGERGLHAIEINPTDAEKEDAQISSPNIQPA; from the coding sequence ATGCATCACGGATCAGTGAAGTGGTTTAACAATGCGAAAGGCTATGGATTTATTGTGTCAGAGGATTTTAATGAAGATTTATTCATTCATTATTCTGCGATCAACATTGAAGGGTACAAAACATTAAAAGCCGGGCAACCGGTGACATTTGATGTCGAGCCCGGTGAAAGAGGCCTGCACGCGATAGAAATTAACCCGACAGATGCCGAAAAAGAGGATGCTCAAATAAGTAGCCCAAACATTCAACCTGCATAA
- the clpS gene encoding ATP-dependent Clp protease adapter ClpS: protein MIVDQKIRLVSEEDEQQGHSSIAIAPEETELKPPSMYQVVLFNDDYTPMDFVVFILQRFFSMEGEKANQVMLEVHAKGKGVCGVYPFDIAETKVAMVQQFVEQNEHPLMCDLQKVD, encoded by the coding sequence ATGATTGTAGATCAGAAAATTAGACTAGTATCAGAAGAAGATGAGCAACAGGGGCATTCCAGTATTGCGATTGCTCCAGAAGAAACCGAATTAAAGCCACCTTCGATGTATCAGGTAGTTTTATTTAATGATGATTATACGCCAATGGACTTTGTCGTATTTATTTTACAGCGTTTTTTCTCTATGGAAGGGGAGAAGGCTAATCAGGTCATGTTAGAAGTACATGCAAAGGGGAAAGGCGTTTGTGGTGTTTACCCTTTTGATATTGCTGAAACGAAAGTAGCAATGGTACAACAGTTCGTGGAACAAAATGAGCACCCCTTAATGTGCGACCTACAAAAGGTTGACTGA
- the clpA gene encoding ATP-dependent Clp protease ATP-binding subunit ClpA, which yields MLDKELEQTLNTAFKAARDKRHEFMTVEHLLLALIENSAASSVLKACGVNLETLGKELEEFVDSTTPLIPEDDDEREVQPTLGFQRVLQRAVFHVQSSGKREVTGANVLVAIFSEQESQTVYLLKRHGVARIDVVNYVAHGISKTGEAASQDIDQEDEAEDTTTTPLQKFATNLNEEAKAGKIDKLIGREYEVERVIQTLSRRRKNNPLLVGESGVGKTAIAEGLAKRIVDGQVPDVIADGIVYSLDLGALLAGTKYRGDFEKRLKQLLGELKKLPNAILFIDEIHTIIGAGAASGGVMDASNLLKPVLSSGGLRCIGSTTFQEFRGVFEKDHALARRFQKIDVNEPSVDDTYQILKGIIGAFEEHHKVKYEEPALLAAAELAQRYVTDRHMPDKAIDVVDEAGAYQRLQPEDKRKSVITVSDIEDIVSKIARVPVRAVNSDDRQVLSNLERNLKMVVFGQDNAIGSLSAAIKLSRAGLKAEEKPIGSFLMAGPTGVGKTELTKQLAKQLGLELIRFDMSEYMERHAVSRLIGAPPGYVGFDQGGLLTEAVTKNPHSVVLLDEIEKAHPEVFNLLLQVMDHGTLTDNNGRKADFRNVILVMTSNAGAEELARRSIGFSSQDNSTDGIEVINRMFTPEFRNRLDAVIQFQQLDERIIFNVVDKFLVELQAQLDPKGVLLEVSDTARGWLASKGYDRQMGARPMARVIQEHLKKPLADKILFGDLSEGGHVKVSLDDKSDELKFEVIKEAVVY from the coding sequence ATGTTAGATAAAGAACTAGAACAGACCCTGAATACGGCTTTTAAAGCGGCGCGCGACAAGCGCCATGAATTCATGACGGTAGAGCATTTATTGTTGGCTCTTATTGAAAACAGCGCAGCCTCAAGTGTACTTAAGGCATGTGGTGTGAATTTAGAAACCTTGGGTAAGGAGCTTGAGGAGTTTGTTGATAGTACAACACCGCTAATTCCTGAGGATGATGACGAGCGCGAAGTACAGCCTACTTTAGGCTTCCAACGCGTACTTCAACGTGCGGTTTTTCATGTTCAATCTTCTGGAAAGCGAGAAGTAACAGGCGCTAACGTGCTGGTGGCTATTTTCAGCGAACAAGAAAGCCAAACGGTTTACCTGCTGAAACGCCATGGTGTGGCGCGTATTGATGTTGTCAATTATGTGGCGCACGGTATTTCTAAAACGGGCGAGGCGGCTTCTCAAGACATAGATCAAGAGGACGAAGCGGAAGACACGACAACGACACCGCTTCAAAAATTCGCGACCAATCTTAATGAAGAAGCCAAAGCAGGTAAAATCGACAAACTGATTGGCCGAGAGTATGAAGTTGAGCGAGTGATCCAAACACTGTCTCGTCGACGTAAAAATAATCCGTTATTAGTTGGCGAATCGGGCGTGGGTAAAACCGCGATTGCTGAAGGTTTGGCGAAGCGCATTGTAGATGGGCAAGTGCCGGATGTTATTGCTGATGGTATTGTCTATTCATTAGATCTTGGTGCTTTATTGGCCGGAACGAAATATCGTGGTGATTTCGAAAAACGCCTTAAACAACTTTTGGGCGAATTGAAAAAACTCCCGAATGCGATTTTGTTTATTGATGAAATTCATACCATTATTGGCGCTGGTGCGGCTTCTGGTGGGGTGATGGACGCGTCTAATCTGCTTAAGCCTGTATTGAGTTCTGGTGGTTTACGCTGCATTGGCTCGACGACTTTCCAAGAGTTTCGTGGGGTGTTTGAAAAAGACCATGCCTTAGCACGTCGTTTCCAGAAAATTGATGTGAACGAGCCAAGTGTTGATGATACCTATCAGATTTTGAAAGGCATTATTGGCGCTTTTGAAGAGCATCATAAAGTGAAATATGAAGAGCCTGCTCTATTGGCGGCCGCAGAGCTTGCTCAGCGCTATGTGACAGATCGTCATATGCCTGACAAAGCCATTGATGTTGTGGATGAAGCGGGAGCGTATCAGCGCTTGCAGCCAGAAGATAAACGTAAATCGGTCATTACCGTATCGGATATTGAAGATATCGTCTCTAAGATCGCGAGAGTGCCTGTCAGAGCGGTTAACTCGGACGACAGACAAGTCTTGTCTAATCTTGAGCGCAATCTGAAAATGGTGGTCTTCGGACAAGATAATGCGATTGGTTCTTTGTCAGCAGCGATTAAACTGTCCCGAGCAGGTTTAAAAGCAGAGGAAAAACCAATTGGCTCCTTCCTAATGGCAGGACCAACGGGGGTGGGTAAAACCGAACTGACGAAGCAGTTGGCCAAGCAGTTAGGTCTAGAGTTGATTCGCTTTGATATGTCCGAATATATGGAACGTCATGCGGTGTCTCGATTGATTGGTGCGCCACCGGGGTATGTTGGTTTTGATCAAGGTGGTTTACTAACCGAAGCAGTGACAAAGAATCCTCATAGCGTCGTATTGTTAGACGAAATCGAAAAAGCGCACCCTGAAGTCTTTAACTTGCTTTTGCAGGTCATGGATCACGGTACGTTGACGGACAACAATGGCCGCAAAGCGGACTTCCGCAATGTGATCTTGGTTATGACGTCGAATGCGGGTGCAGAAGAGCTTGCTCGTCGTTCTATTGGCTTCTCGAGCCAAGACAACTCGACTGATGGTATTGAGGTGATTAATCGGATGTTTACGCCTGAATTCAGAAACCGCCTAGACGCAGTCATTCAGTTCCAGCAACTTGATGAACGCATCATCTTTAATGTGGTGGATAAGTTCTTGGTGGAGTTGCAGGCTCAATTGGACCCTAAGGGTGTTCTTCTAGAGGTCTCTGACACAGCAAGAGGTTGGTTGGCGAGTAAAGGTTATGACCGTCAGATGGGGGCTCGTCCAATGGCACGAGTCATTCAAGAGCATCTGAAGAAGCCGTTAGCGGATAAGATACTCTTTGGCGACTTAAGCGAGGGTGGTCATGTGAAAGTGTCTTTGGATGACAAGAGTGACGAGTTGAAGTTTGAAGTGATAAAAGAAGCGGTTGTGTATTAA
- the infA gene encoding translation initiation factor IF-1 encodes MAKEEGLEMEGTIIDTLPNTMFRVELENGHVVIAHISGKMRKNYIRILTGDKVKVELTPYDLSKGRIVYRAR; translated from the coding sequence GTGGCAAAAGAAGAAGGCTTAGAAATGGAGGGCACTATCATTGATACGTTGCCTAATACCATGTTCCGTGTCGAACTAGAAAACGGACACGTTGTAATTGCTCATATCTCTGGAAAAATGCGTAAAAACTACATTCGTATTTTGACTGGCGACAAAGTAAAAGTAGAGCTAACACCTTACGACCTTTCAAAAGGCCGCATCGTTTATCGTGCTCGTTAA
- the aat gene encoding leucyl/phenylalanyl-tRNA--protein transferase, translating to MLDSSVDEKHELILLSESPYDTPNPNKALQDPEGLSAVGGDLSSTRLIHLYSKGFFPWFSEPDPILWWHPEQRCVLRPEQFHTSTSLRKALKKNPWMFTVNQEFESVIGHCSALRADKEGTWISSDITNAYIELHKLGYAHSIEIWLDGKLAGGFYGVALGKLFFGESMFSLQPNASKIALKTFCTLAKDCHIELIDCQVESDHLLSLGAELIPRKEFSTKLEQLITSTQKNLSLLSMGEKTHKQRI from the coding sequence ATGCTAGATTCTTCTGTTGACGAAAAACATGAACTCATATTATTGTCAGAGTCACCCTATGACACGCCCAATCCAAATAAAGCGCTACAGGACCCTGAGGGGTTATCCGCTGTTGGTGGCGACCTTTCTTCGACTCGTTTAATACACCTTTACAGTAAAGGCTTTTTTCCCTGGTTTAGTGAACCAGACCCTATTTTATGGTGGCACCCTGAGCAACGCTGTGTTCTTAGGCCGGAACAATTCCACACATCTACTTCACTGAGAAAAGCACTTAAAAAAAATCCATGGATGTTTACCGTCAACCAAGAATTTGAATCCGTAATTGGTCATTGCTCCGCCCTACGAGCAGACAAAGAAGGCACTTGGATATCAAGTGATATAACAAATGCTTATATTGAGTTACACAAATTGGGTTATGCCCATTCCATTGAAATATGGTTAGACGGCAAACTGGCCGGTGGGTTTTACGGTGTCGCGCTGGGAAAACTTTTTTTTGGTGAATCCATGTTTTCACTGCAACCCAATGCGTCAAAAATTGCGTTAAAGACATTTTGCACACTCGCAAAAGACTGCCACATAGAACTGATTGATTGCCAAGTAGAATCTGACCATTTACTGTCACTGGGTGCAGAACTAATACCAAGAAAAGAATTTTCCACTAAATTAGAACAACTAATAACAAGCACACAAAAAAACTTAAGCCTGCTAAGCATGGGTGAAAAAACTCATAAACAACGCATTTAG
- a CDS encoding DNA translocase FtsK codes for MSESVRSPIWELFAKQAAFIAALLFLFFFGLATYTYSPNDAGWFYSGNGTAIQNSMGPIGATIADLTSGFFGSLFYSLPPLFFWVAIIIWRNPHSLLPLNNALLCTIGSILYLSFASVLCFLHTVGETALQYGAGGILGHGLGKLLYGFIGYDGATLVSLALVILSFTLLAQLHWLSLMDSLGEKTFNFVMFVRQRWASNREAKANKKIEATGVVSEEAEEPAIIRKRRKAKSEPVSSEQHTGNVLFEDPQLEGALSEDIPFKGSRDKKSKFALSSLFSKSKKSSAETESLKSHEEPEFGGLDTLSVDDNDGVNFGDTLYIEESWTAPSGKPPVSDSAVAKSIPSSIDQGERHEEASTSLSKEQADAMLFNDNPASTIPPAHKPAFRTLSEAKQLDSLGGPSSNDDESRQNTKAYSLPDRSVLTTPKPKKGGYSEDELLALSELLERRLQDFGVKADVVEVNPGPVITRFEIQPAPGVKVSRITNLAKDLARSLSVMSVRVVEVIAGKSTIGIEIPNQVRDTVYFAEVINCDAYDRSSSPLTLSLGHDISGEPVVVDLAKMPHVLVAGTTGSGKSVGVNAMILSMLLKSTPDEVRMIMVDPKMLELSIYEGIPHLLTPVITDMKDAANGLRWSVDEMERRYKLMSKLGVRNIAGYNKKVRDAIEAGKPIEDPLWQPEMAMFSEDGVARTVPHLESLPYIVIVVDEFADMMMIVGKKVEELIARIAQKARAAGIHLILATQRPSVDVITGLIKANIPTRMAFQVSSKIDSRTILDQGGADQLLGMGDMLYLPAGLPTPIRVHGAFVSDEEVHAVVEEWKQRGTPNYINDVVVNPEDLMSGDDSEDKDALYDEAVKIIIETRKASISSVQRRLKIGYNRAANLVEAMEAAGLVGPMGTNGQRDILIPE; via the coding sequence ATGAGTGAGTCGGTACGATCACCAATTTGGGAGTTGTTTGCCAAACAAGCGGCGTTTATTGCGGCTTTATTGTTTTTATTCTTTTTTGGTTTGGCGACCTATACCTACAGTCCAAATGATGCTGGTTGGTTCTATTCCGGTAACGGCACTGCCATTCAAAACTCCATGGGGCCAATCGGTGCTACCATTGCGGATTTGACGTCTGGTTTTTTCGGTTCTTTATTTTATTCTTTGCCTCCATTGTTTTTTTGGGTTGCTATTATCATATGGCGTAACCCTCACTCTCTGTTGCCATTAAATAACGCCTTGCTTTGCACTATCGGTAGTATTTTGTACTTATCCTTTGCGTCTGTTTTGTGCTTCTTACACACGGTTGGTGAAACGGCCCTTCAATATGGTGCAGGTGGCATATTAGGCCATGGTTTAGGGAAATTGTTATACGGTTTTATCGGTTACGACGGGGCTACGTTAGTCAGCTTGGCCTTGGTTATTTTGTCTTTTACTTTATTGGCTCAGCTGCATTGGTTGAGTTTGATGGATAGCTTGGGTGAAAAAACGTTTAATTTTGTTATGTTTGTTCGTCAAAGATGGGCAAGTAATCGCGAAGCCAAGGCCAATAAAAAAATAGAAGCAACAGGCGTTGTTTCGGAAGAGGCTGAAGAGCCCGCTATCATCCGAAAAAGAAGAAAGGCGAAATCTGAACCTGTCTCGAGTGAACAACATACTGGTAATGTCCTGTTTGAAGATCCTCAGTTAGAGGGTGCTCTTTCTGAAGACATACCTTTTAAAGGCAGCAGAGATAAAAAATCAAAATTTGCTTTGTCGTCTTTATTCTCAAAATCTAAAAAATCATCAGCTGAAACAGAGTCGCTTAAATCACACGAAGAACCTGAATTTGGTGGCTTAGACACATTATCGGTCGATGATAATGATGGGGTGAATTTTGGCGATACACTGTATATTGAAGAATCTTGGACGGCGCCAAGTGGTAAGCCTCCAGTATCTGATTCAGCCGTGGCTAAGTCTATTCCTTCGAGTATTGATCAAGGTGAGCGTCACGAAGAGGCTTCAACTAGCCTTTCCAAGGAACAAGCAGATGCCATGCTGTTTAATGATAATCCAGCGTCCACAATCCCACCTGCGCATAAGCCCGCATTTCGCACCTTGTCTGAAGCGAAACAACTGGACTCTCTAGGTGGTCCTTCTTCAAATGATGACGAGAGTCGTCAAAATACAAAAGCTTACTCACTGCCAGATCGTTCTGTATTGACTACGCCAAAGCCTAAAAAGGGTGGGTACTCGGAAGACGAATTATTGGCTTTGTCGGAATTATTAGAGCGTCGATTACAGGATTTTGGTGTCAAAGCGGATGTGGTAGAAGTGAACCCTGGTCCGGTTATTACACGGTTTGAAATTCAGCCAGCTCCGGGTGTGAAGGTGTCACGAATTACCAACTTAGCAAAAGATCTTGCACGATCCTTGAGTGTGATGAGTGTTCGTGTGGTTGAAGTTATTGCTGGAAAATCTACCATAGGCATTGAGATTCCTAATCAAGTTCGGGATACAGTGTATTTTGCTGAAGTGATTAACTGCGATGCGTATGATCGATCTTCATCTCCGCTGACCTTGTCTCTTGGTCATGATATCTCCGGTGAGCCTGTTGTCGTAGATTTGGCAAAAATGCCTCATGTTCTGGTGGCTGGTACAACGGGGTCGGGTAAGTCTGTCGGCGTTAATGCGATGATTTTAAGTATGCTGCTGAAGTCCACGCCTGATGAAGTGCGCATGATCATGGTCGACCCAAAAATGCTTGAATTGTCGATTTATGAAGGTATTCCTCACCTTTTAACACCGGTTATTACGGACATGAAAGACGCGGCCAACGGCTTGCGTTGGTCGGTAGATGAAATGGAGCGCCGTTATAAATTAATGTCTAAATTAGGTGTGCGTAATATTGCGGGTTATAACAAAAAAGTGCGTGATGCCATTGAGGCGGGTAAGCCAATTGAAGATCCTTTGTGGCAACCGGAAATGGCGATGTTTTCCGAAGACGGCGTTGCTCGCACGGTTCCGCATTTAGAGTCTTTGCCTTACATTGTGATTGTCGTGGATGAATTTGCCGATATGATGATGATTGTTGGTAAGAAGGTTGAAGAGCTGATTGCTCGTATTGCGCAAAAAGCAAGGGCCGCCGGTATTCACCTAATATTGGCGACTCAGCGACCATCCGTAGACGTTATTACCGGTTTGATTAAAGCGAACATTCCGACACGAATGGCGTTTCAAGTGTCCTCAAAAATCGATTCTCGTACTATTTTGGATCAAGGTGGTGCGGATCAGTTATTGGGTATGGGGGATATGTTGTATCTTCCGGCTGGCTTGCCAACTCCAATACGAGTGCATGGTGCTTTTGTGTCCGACGAGGAAGTGCACGCCGTGGTAGAGGAGTGGAAGCAACGTGGTACACCTAACTACATAAATGATGTAGTGGTGAATCCAGAAGACTTGATGTCCGGTGATGACAGTGAAGATAAAGACGCACTTTATGACGAAGCAGTGAAAATTATCATAGAAACGCGTAAAGCTTCTATCTCATCGGTTCAACGTCGTCTTAAAATAGGTTACAACAGAGCAGCGAATTTGGTTGAAGCCATGGAAGCGGCTGGTTTGGTTGGACCTATGGGAACCAATGGCCAGCGTGATATTTTAATTCCGGAATAA
- the lolA gene encoding outer membrane lipoprotein chaperone LolA, which produces MLINKLVAMVVLSIVIAFQAVTIQAEEQAADSIENLLESNRNIEGEFRQVTYDEKGKQLQVSEGIFLLAKPNQFVWDSVTPFAQRIISDGKMITVWDVDLEQATKRPLSGAVGNSPAALLGQPANQVLPHYNMTKLGEEKFRLVPKGDQDLFQNLTLSFRNKVISAMSILDSLGQTTVIEFKNVEYHEGVAKENFVLDLPDNVDVIEEGQ; this is translated from the coding sequence ATGTTGATAAATAAATTAGTCGCCATGGTTGTATTGAGTATTGTGATCGCTTTCCAAGCGGTGACGATACAGGCGGAAGAGCAAGCAGCAGATTCAATTGAAAATTTATTAGAAAGCAACCGAAATATTGAAGGCGAGTTTCGCCAAGTAACCTACGATGAAAAAGGCAAACAGTTACAGGTAAGTGAAGGTATTTTTCTTTTAGCGAAACCCAATCAGTTTGTGTGGGACAGCGTGACGCCTTTTGCCCAGCGTATTATTTCTGACGGTAAGATGATAACTGTCTGGGATGTGGATTTAGAGCAAGCTACAAAAAGACCATTGTCTGGCGCAGTTGGAAACTCTCCTGCGGCCTTACTGGGGCAGCCTGCGAACCAGGTACTTCCTCATTATAATATGACTAAACTGGGTGAAGAGAAATTTCGCCTTGTGCCTAAAGGTGATCAGGATTTGTTCCAGAATTTGACGCTGTCTTTTAGAAATAAAGTCATTAGTGCAATGAGTATTCTCGATTCGCTTGGGCAAACGACGGTGATTGAGTTTAAAAATGTTGAGTATCATGAAGGCGTTGCCAAAGAAAATTTTGTCTTGGATCTGCCTGATAATGTGGATGTGATTGAAGAAGGTCAGTGA